A single window of Salmo salar chromosome ssa21, Ssal_v3.1, whole genome shotgun sequence DNA harbors:
- the LOC106582215 gene encoding translationally-controlled tumor protein homolog isoform X2 has protein sequence MVSRTENIDDCLLGANASAEVQDDGCESSTVSGVDIVLNHKLQETSFTKDSYKGYIKDYMKAIKAKLEENNPDRVKPFMAGAQEEIKKIMGNMKNYQFFTGESMNPDGMVGLLDFREDGITPFMTFFKDGLEIEKC, from the exons atgGTTAGTAGAACGGAGAATATCGATGACTGTCTGTTGGGGGCAAATGCGTCGGCGGAGGTGCAGGATGACGGCTGCGAGTCCAGCACAGTCAGTGGAGTGGACATCGTTCTCAACCATAAACTGCAGGAGACATCCTTCACCAAGGACTCATACAAGGGCTACATCAAGGACTACATGAAGGC GATCAAGGCTAAGCTGGAGGAGAACAACCCAGACAGAGTGAAGCCCTTCATGGCTGGAGCTCAGGAGGAGATCAAGAAGATCATGGGCAACATGAAGAACTACCAG TTTTTTACAGGTGAGTCCATGAACCCAGATGGTATGGTTGGTCTGCTGGACTTCCGTGAGGACGGCATCACTCCCTTCATGACATTCTTCAAAGACGGCCTGGAGATCGAGAAATGC TAA
- the LOC106582215 gene encoding translationally-controlled tumor protein homolog isoform X1, with protein sequence MIIYKDIITGDEMFSDIYKIKESTNGMLLEVEGKMVSRTENIDDCLLGANASAEVQDDGCESSTVSGVDIVLNHKLQETSFTKDSYKGYIKDYMKAIKAKLEENNPDRVKPFMAGAQEEIKKIMGNMKNYQFFTGESMNPDGMVGLLDFREDGITPFMTFFKDGLEIEKC encoded by the exons ATGATCATCTACAAGGACATCATCACTG GGGATGAAATGTTCTCTGACATTTACAAGATCAAAGAATCAACAAATGGGATGTTATTGGAAGTTGAGGGAAAG atgGTTAGTAGAACGGAGAATATCGATGACTGTCTGTTGGGGGCAAATGCGTCGGCGGAGGTGCAGGATGACGGCTGCGAGTCCAGCACAGTCAGTGGAGTGGACATCGTTCTCAACCATAAACTGCAGGAGACATCCTTCACCAAGGACTCATACAAGGGCTACATCAAGGACTACATGAAGGC GATCAAGGCTAAGCTGGAGGAGAACAACCCAGACAGAGTGAAGCCCTTCATGGCTGGAGCTCAGGAGGAGATCAAGAAGATCATGGGCAACATGAAGAACTACCAG TTTTTTACAGGTGAGTCCATGAACCCAGATGGTATGGTTGGTCTGCTGGACTTCCGTGAGGACGGCATCACTCCCTTCATGACATTCTTCAAAGACGGCCTGGAGATCGAGAAATGC TAA
- the LOC106582157 gene encoding E3 SUMO-protein ligase RanBP2, translating into MADAMDLINCSICLDLLKDPVAIPCGHNYCMGCIEDCWNQGDLNGVYNCPQCRKTFSPRPVLNKNTLLIELVEKLKNTGLHAASPAHCFAGPGDVECDFCTGRKLKSVKSCLVCLASYCETHLQPHYEVAPLKKHKLVKASTQLHEKICSHHDKLLEVYCRTDQQCICYLCTVDEHKGHDTVSAAAERAEKQKQLDEKQQILKQRIQKTEMGVLGARQSIQFVKSSAQAAVEDSERIFPELIRSIERRSSMVKQLIKAKEMAEVSRTEGHLKQLEQEVVELRRKDAELEQLSHTEDHIHFLKSFQSFSVPPGIEGLPSTFNPHVSVEDVKKSLSELQDRMENVFNEEMVKISRKVGYAFHLASSPMRKILFCFGECTSGFSFQPVISPSKSPAKLNQIRVSVDEDQDVTQENDKQATKTKVFTGGSASVGGFTFRFGADSQPATNPPLPEPGYFTKPSIVPVQPPKSVEGKPVGFGKISFGQPIPAEPPKLPSFGAGIVAQSTPSSAAFKFNSNFKSNDGDFTFKSKNNESLLGLLTSDIPTKSEGPSEGKPQEPRSQGGIFTFGTKSTHGFSFADTIQIQDKPNLFGKIDQPFSFTDVTMPVFGLANTAEEEEKGAESNNDSTHVEEDEDGPHFEPIVPLPDKVDVKTGEEEEEEMFCNRAKLFRFDAETKEWKERGIGLVKILKHSRSGKVRLLMREQVLKICANHYITPDMLLKPNAGSDKSWVWNAVDYADEEPRPEQLAIRYKTQDEALLFKTKFEEAQKIVPKSPEKQQDQSDRKPSDPLATNFTAQFAKKYEEWDCNVCCVRNAAKVMQCVSCQTANPNVPSKPAHTLTTDIKGFTSGAASVGGFTFRFGADSSKDTSSSGSIGKGFGSFGAQIPSSFTFGTSGTTYIPAAGFVAQFGKRQETTKVAAESKPSTMPFDSGFGVQFGKKPGQWDCDTCAVRNEASANSCLSCQTPNPSGKAAAGAPALATLSTRSGFGAQFSNKLGQWDCDTCVVRNEASSSSCVSCQTPNPSAKSTVEVAPTTKPTVSGFAALFSKKDGQWDCDTCLVRNDASASKCVSCQTPNPNASSSSFGAMFARQGGQWDCDACLVRNNNSANQCVSCEMPNPNVKSTATAATSSSSFSFNFGRRSASTQPTGTGFKANFNSDSSLQFGTGKVDKRSPASFKFETPPQAESSTPSAAGFSFTMPIPAGGFKFGTQETAKETLPAETQTPASGSASMFLKNIAEQHKEKEKESGVSVYASALSVDKTGQDENPLFTSKPNDYSFADLAKNSQGDFQFGQTDSIFKGFTHAGEQLFTSLQSNQKADTSADQDEEDIYKTKENDNIQFEPVVQMPEKVDLVTGEEDELALYSQRVKLFRFDGDISQWKERGVGVLKFLKNATNGRLRVLMRREQVLKVCANHWITTTMNLKPLAGSDKAWMWLANDFSDGDARLEQLAAKFKTPELAEGFKLKFEECQRLLLDIPLQTPHKLVDMGRTAHLIQKAEEMKSGLKDLKSFLTDDRTKIKEDDSQANITTASNTSGLIIKPHAESTGPTLEWDSYDLREEALDDSADTSVYASPLASSPIRKNLFCFGESTAGFNFSFQPVVSPAKSLAKMNQSGVSMNEEQDISQEEERDGLYFKPVVSLPDLVEISTGEENENVCFSHRAKLYRYDKDLNQWKERGIGDLKILQNYNTKRVRLIMRRDQVLKICANHWVTSSMKLEPMKGAEKAWVWSAIDFAEVAKGNVEQLAVRFKLKDVANSFRDVFDQAKTAQENEILVTPIASSETLPQKEAIAMGTTVLGQASLLNLSRMVMSPPKFLFRTDSLQKFFGSSPPSSKKDGSSESSKVKDSGRTSQPLTAFKISEKAPSQAEADGEVEVVYVRQPTVEQALLARELMLPLTFFCYQNEPGYTSDDQTDDEDFETAVKALNGKLYQDPPEREAASAGSAGQAEAGVEGLDPEVEVVWEKRPTPEEEQKARNLQLPSTFFCGEGSDSEAEKDKPEDFETEVRKAQEALDAERSSDPVSSEAVSSSTGEVQSTTAEKQVETKSGEEDEEILFKERTKLYRWERDLGQWKERGVGDIKILFHPDKRFYRVLMRREQVLKVCANHTICQSMELKPMNTSNQALFWTATDFSEGEGKVEQLAAKFKTAELAECFRKTFCECQSRMSQSEASSLSSPQLSRVQEHSRDANPQVYLSISADDEPLGTVTIELFSHIVPKTAENFRALCTGQKGFGLRNSVFHRVVPDFMCQGGDITNQDGTGGKSIYGDKFEDENFDVRHTGPGLLSMANHGRDTNNSQFFITLKKAEHLDFKHVAFGFVREGMDVVRSMGELGTKTGKPSKKIVITECGQL; encoded by the exons ATGGCAGATGCAATGGACTTGATAAATTGTTCAATTTgcctggatctactgaaggatcCTGTGGCTATTCCCTGTGGACACAACTACTGTATGGGCTGTATTGAGGACTGCTGGAATCAGGGTGATCTGAACGGTGTCTACAACTGTCCACAGTGTAGAAAGACCTTTTCCCCGAGGCCTGTTTTGAACAAAAATACTCTACTGATTGAattggtggagaaactgaagaacaCAGGACTCCATGCTGCTTCTCCTGCTCACTGTTTtgctggacctggagatgtggAGTGTGATTTCTGCACTGGGAGAAAACTAAAATCTGTGAAatcctgtctggtgtgtctggcctcttactgtgagactcatctACAGCCTCATTATGAAGTAGCTCCATTaaagaagcacaagctggtcaaagcatCCACACAACTACatgagaagatctgctctcatcatgataaactgctggaggtttactgtcgtaccgatcagcagtgtatctgttatcTTTGTACagtggatgaacataaaggccatgatacagtgtcagctgcagcagaaaGAGCTGAAAAGCAG AAACAGTTGGATGAGAAACAGCAGATATTAAAGCAGAGAATCCAGAAGACAGAGATGGGGGTGTTGGGGGCGAGACAGTCTATACAGTTTGTCAAG agctctgcacaggcagcagtggaggacagtgagagGATCTTTCCTGAGCttatccgctccattgagagaaggagctctatGGTGAAGCAACTGATCAAAGCCAAGGAGATGGCTGAAGTGAGTAGAACTGAAGGACACCTGAAGCAGCTGGAGCAGGAGGTTGTTGAGCTGAGGAGGAAAGacgctgagctggagcagctctcacacacagaggatcacatccatttcctcaag AGTTTCCAGTCTTTCTCTGTCCCGCCGGGAATTGAGGGCTTACCTAGCACTTTTAACCCTCATGTCTCCGTTGAAGATGTCAAGAAGTCACTCTCTGAACTACAAGACCGAATGGAGAATGTATTCAATGAGGAAATGGTAAAGATATCTAGAAAAG TTGGATATGCCTTTCATTTAGCCAGTAGCCCAATGAGGAAAATCCTCTTCTGCTTTGGAGAATGCACCTCTGGCTTCAGCTTCCAACCAGTTATCAGTCCCTCCAAGTCCCCGGCCAAGCTGAACCAGATCAGAGTGTCTGTGGACGAGGACCAGGACGTGACCCAAGAGAATGACAAACAGGCTACTAAAACTAAAGTCTTTACTGGTGGGTCAGCTTCAGTGGGAGGATTCACTTTTAGATTTGGGGCCGACTCTCAGCCCGCCAccaaccctcccctcccagagCCTGGCTACTTCACCAAGCCCTCCATTGTACCTGTCCAACCACCAAAGAGCGTCGAGGGGAAGCCTGTGGGATTTGGGAAGATCTCTTTTGGCCAGCCGATCCCTGCTGAGCCTCCTAAGTTGCCCAGCTTTGGTGCTGGAATAGTCGCCCAGTCCACTCCATCATCCGCTGCCTTTAAATTCAACTCCAACTTTAAATCCAATGATGGGGACTTCACCTTCAAGTCCAAAAACAATGAGAGCCTGTTGGGTCTTCTGACATCAGACATTCCCACCAAATCTGAGGGTCCCTCAGAGGGGAAGCCCCAAGAGCCTCGTAGCCAGGGAGGGATTTTTACCTTTGGCACTAAAAGCACTCATGGGTTCTCCTTTGCTGACACAATCCAGATCCAGGACAAACCAAACCTGTTTGGAAAAATTGACCAGCCATTTAGTTTCACTGATGTAACCATGCCAGTATTTGGGCTGGCAAACacagcggaggaggaggagaagggagcagAGAGCAATAACGACAGCACTCATGTGGAGGAGGACGAGGATGGGCCTCACTTTGAGCCTATTGTGCCCCTCCCTGACAAAGTAGAcgtgaagactggagaggaggaagaggaggagatgttCTGTAACAGGGCCAAGCTGTTCAGATTCGATGCGGAGACAAAAgagtggaaagagagaggtatCGGCTTAGTCAAAATCCTAAAGCACAGTAGATCAGGAAAAGTGCGTCTACTGATGAGGGAGCAGGTTCTGAAGATCTGCGCTAACCACTACATCACGCCAGATATGCTCCTGAAACCAAATGCTGGATCTGACAAGTCCTGGGTCTGGAATGCCGTTGATTATGCGGATGAGGAACCAAGACCTGAGCAACTGGCCATCCGGTACAAAACGCAAGACGAGGCATTGCTCTTCAAGACAAAGTTTGAAGAGGCTCAGAAGATCGTTCCCAAATCTCCAGAAAAGCAGCAAGATCAGTCAGATAGGAAACCCTCTGATCCATTGGCGACAAACTTTACTGCCCAGTTTGCAAAGAAGTACGAGGAGTGGGACTGCAATGTGTGCTGTGTAAGAAATGCAGCAAAAGTTATGCAGTGTGTTTCCTGCCAGACTGCCAACCCTAATGTCCCATCGAAGCCGGCCCACACACTGACTACTGACATCAAAGGCTTTACTAGTGGGGCAGCTTCAGTGGGAggatttacttttagatttggaGCTGACTCGTCAAAAGACACCAGCAGCTCAGGATCTATTGGAAAAGGATTTGGGTCTTTTGGAGCTCAGATACCCTCCTCCTTTACGTTTGGAACCAGTGGCACCACTTATATACCTGCTGCTGGTTTTGTTGCCCAGTTTGGAAAGAGGCAAGAAACCACAAAAGTAGCAGCAGAATCAAAGCCCTCAACCATGCCATTTGACTCTGGATTTGGTGTGCAGTTCGGCAAAAAGCCAGGACAGTGGGACTGTGATACATGCGCTGTAAGAAATGAGGCATCTGCAAACAGTTGTCTCTCTTGTCAAACTCCTAACCCTTCAGGAAAAGCTGCTGCTGGTGCCCCAGCTTTGGCAACCCTCTCAACTAGGTCTGGATTTGGTGCCCAATTCAGCAACAAACTAGGGCAATGGGACTGTGATACATGCGTTGTAAGAAACGAGGCTTCTTCAAGCAGTTGTGTTTCTTGTCAAACTCCTAACCCTTCAGCAAAATCAACAGTAGAGGTAGCACCAACAACAAAGCCAACAGTGTCAGGCTTTGCTGCTCTTTTTTCAAAGAAGGATGGACAATGGGACTGTGACACCTGTCTAGTGAGGAATGATGCATCTGCCTCTAAGTGTGTTTCCTGCCAGACACCCAACCCCAATGCTAGCAGCTCCTCTTTTGGGGCCATGTTTGCCAGGCAGGGGGGACAGTGGGACTGTGACGCATGTCTAGTCAGAAACAACAACTCTGCTAATCAATGTGTCTCCTGTGAGATGCCCAACCCCAATGTTAAGAGCACAGCAACAGCCGCCACTTCCAGCTCATCTTTCAGCTTTAACTTCGGGCGTCGGAGTGCCTCTACTCAACCCACAGGCACTGGGTTTAAAGCAAACTTCAACAGTGACAGCTCTTTGCAGTTTGGTACAGGCAAAGTTGATAAACGTTCCCCTGCATCCTTCAAGTTTGAGACCCCTCCTCAGGCTGAAAGCAGTACCCCCAGTGCTGCAGGCTTCTCTTTCACCATGCCCATCCCAGCAGGTGGCTTTAAGTTTGGCACTCAGGAAACTGCAAAGGAAACCCTACCAGCTGAAACTCAGACTCCTGCTTCAGGGTCTGCATCAATGTTCCTGAAGAATATCGCAGAGCAgcacaaagagaaagagaaggaatcTGGTGTCAGTGTATATGCATCAGCGCTGTCAGTGGACAAGACAGGTCAGGATGAAAATCCCCTCTTCACTAGCAAACCCAACGACTACAGTTTTGCAGACTTGGCTAAAAACTCACAAGGAGACTTCCAGTTTGGCCAGACTGACTCCATTTTCAAAGGCTTCACCCACGCTGGTGAGCAGCTGTTCACATCCCTTCAGTCAAACCAGAAGGCAGACACCTCAGctgaccaggatgaggaggacaTATACAAGACAAAGGAGAATGACAATATCCAGTTTGAGCCTGTGGTCCAGATGCCAGAGAAGGTGGACCTGGTCACAGGAGAGGAGGACGAATTGGCCCTCTACTCCCAGAGAGTGAAGCTCTTCAGGTTTGACGGAGACATCAGCCAGTGGAAGGAGAGGGGCGTTGGGGTCCTCAAGTTCCTGAAGAACGCCACCAATGGCAGGCTTAGGGTTCTGATGAGGAGAGAGCAGGTCCTGAAGGTATGTGCCAACCACTGGATTACCACCACCATGAACCTGAAGCCCTTGGCTGGCTCCGACAAGGCCTGGATGTGGCTGGCTAATGACTTCTCTGatggagatgccagactggagCAACTCGCTGCCAAGTTTAAAACCCCTGAGCTGGCTGAGGGGTTCAAGCTAAAGTTTGAGGAGTGTCAGAGGCTCCTGTTAGACATCCCACTGCAGACTCCTCACAAGCTTGTTGACATGGGCAGAACTGCACATCTCATCCAGAAGGCAGAGGAGATGAAGTCCGGCCTGAAAGATCTTAAATCTTTCCTGACCGATGACAGAACCAAGATCAAGGAGGACGACAGCCAAGCTAACATCACGACAGCCAGTAACACCTCTGGTCTGATTATCAAGCCCCACGCGGAGAGCACTGGCCCTACCTTAGAATGGGACAGCTATGACCTGAGAGAAGAGGCTCTGGACGACAGTGCTGACACCTCTGTCTACGCCTCACCCCTGGCAAGCAGCCCAATCAGGAAGAACCTCTTCTGCTTTGGAGAATCCACAGCTGGCTTTAACTTCAGCTTCCAGCCTGTCGTCAGTCCCGCCAAGTCGCTGGCCAAGATGAACCAGAGCGGGGTGTCAATGAACGAGGAGCAGGACATTAGCCAGGAGGAGGAGCGGGATGGCCTGTACTTTAAGCCTGTGGTTTCCCTGCCAGACCTGGTAGAGATCTCCACTGGAGAGGAGAATGAAAATGTGTGTTTCAGCCACAGGGCAAAGCTGTATCGCTATGACAAAGACCTGAACCAGTGGAAGGAGAGGGGCATCGGCGACCTCAAGATACTGCAGAACTACAACACCAAACGAGTCAGACTCATCATGAGGAGAGACCAAGTCCTGAAAATCTGCGCCAACCACTGGGTCACATCTTCTATGAAGTTGGAGCCCATGAAGGGTGCTGAGAAGGCCTGGGTCTGGAGCGCTATTGACTTTGCCGAGGTAGCTAAGGGAAATGTTGAGCAGTTAGCTGTGAGATTCAAACTGAAGGATGTGGCTAACTCCTTCAGAGATGTCTTTGACCAGGCTAAAACTGCCCAGGAGAATGAGATTCTGGTCACTCCAATAGCCTCCAGTGAGACCCTTCCTCAGAAGGAAGCAATAGCGATGGGGACAACAGTGCTTGGACAAGCTAGCCTTCTCAACCTCTCCAGGATGGTGATGTCCCCACCCAAGTTCCTCTTTAGAAcagactctctccagaagttcttTGGAAGCAGCCCCCCATCGTCCAAGAAGGATGGTTCTTCAGAGAGCTCCAAGGTTAAAGACAGCGGTCGGACCTCCCAGCCTTTAACTGCATTCAAAATCTCAGAAAAAG CACCCTCCCAGGCGGAGGCCGACGGTGAGGTGGAAGTGGTGTATGTGAGGCAGCCAACAGTTGAGCAGGCTCTTCTGGCCAGGGAACTCATGCTGCCTCTCACCTTCTTCTGCTACCAGAACGAACCAGGATATACCAGCGACGACCAGACAGATG ATGAGGACTTTGAGACAGCAGTTAAAGCCCTGAATGGAAAACTGTACCAGGATCCTCCTGAGAGAGAGGCTGCAAGTGCAGGTTCTG CAGGCCAGGCCGAGGCAGGTGTTGAGGGTCTGGACCCGGAGGTTGAGGTGGTATGGGAGAAGAGGCCTACTCCAGAGGAAGAACAGAAAGCCAGGAACCTGCAGCTACCTTCAACCTTCTTCTGTGGTGAAGGCAGCGACAGCGAGGCAGAGAAGGACAAGCCTGAGGACTTTGAGACAGAGGTCCGCAAAGCACAGGAGGCCCTG GATGCTGAGAGAAGCTCAGACCCTGTTTCATctgaggctgtgtcctccagcacCGGCGAAGTCCAGTCCACTACAGCAGAAAAACAG GTGGAGACTAAGTcaggggaggaggatgaggagatccTGTTTAAGGAGCGTACCAAGCTGTACCGCTGGGAGAGAGACCTGGGCCAGTGGAAGGAGAGGGGTGTGGGAGACATCAAGATCCTCTTCCACCCCGATAAGAGGTTCTACCGGGTGCTGATGAGGAGGGAGCAGGTTCTGAAGGTCTGTGCCAATCACACCATCTGTCAGAGCATGGAGCTCAAACCCATGAACACTTCTAACCAAGCCCTATTCTGGACAGCTACTGACTTTTCAG AGGGTGAGGGTAAGGTGGAACAGTTGGCAGCCAAGTTTAAGACAGCGGAGCTGGCCGAGTGTTTCAGGAAGACCTTCTGTGAGTGTCAGAGTCGTATGAGCCAATCAGAggcctcatccctctcctccccccaactGTCCAGGGTACAGGAACATTCCAGAGACGCCAATCCCCAG GTGTACCTCTCTATCTCCGCTGATGACGAGCCCCTGGGAACGGTCACCATAGAACTGTTCTCTCACATCGTCCCCAAGACAGCTGAGAATTTCAGAGCGCTGTGTACAGGACAGAAAGGCTTCGGGCTGCGCAACTCTGTCTTCCACAGGGTCGTACCGGACTTCATGTGTCAG GGTGGAGACATCACCAACCAGGATGGGACGGGAGGGAAATCCATCTACGGGGACAAGTTTGAGGATGAGAATTTTGACGTGCGCCACACAGGCCCGGGGCTGCTGTCCATGGCCAACCACGGCCGAGACACCAATAACTCCCAGTTCTTCATCACTTTGAAGAAGGCTGAGCACTTGGACTTCAAACACGTGGCCTTTGGCTTCGTCAGAGAGGGCATGGACGTGGTTCGCAGCATGGGAGAGCTGGGCACCAAGACTGGCAAACCCAGCAAGAAGATTGTCATCACCGAATGTGGACAACTGTAG